The proteins below come from a single Acinonyx jubatus isolate Ajub_Pintada_27869175 chromosome A1, VMU_Ajub_asm_v1.0, whole genome shotgun sequence genomic window:
- the LOC106975097 gene encoding protein FAM170A isoform X1, with translation MKQRQKRKHLEDEESQEMAEQGGGVSKSQEVALQLGSPGVAKGWGAGVGEVSSASEYFSCVSSPRKFIHGGIRRVHRDSPQPRSPLVQGQERGETAPPSHQVSFSSPSSYKTCVSSVYRNKEERGMKIYYMQVQMQKGVAVSWETEETSESLEKQPRMEEVTLPENVRVGTPPSDVSTRNLLSDSEPSGEDKDHEERAESDSLPGSPTVEETPRAKTPDWLVTVETGFRCMACCRVFSTLEVLQEHVQYGIREGFSCHVFHLTMAQLTGIVEPECTQEEEDENEEEGEEKQEEKDEKEQPAQEDPRVKRP, from the exons ATGAAACAGAGACAAAAGAGGAAACATCTGGAAGATGAAGAGTCCCAGGAAATGGCTGAGCAGGGAGGAG GAGTCTCGAAGTCGCAGGAGGTTGCCCTTCAGCTTGGATCCCCTGGGGTGGCCAAAGGCTGGGGCGCAGGGGTAGGGGAGGTGTCCTCTGCCTCTGAATACTTCTCCTGTGTTTCTTCTCCACGCAAGTTCATCCATGGTG GAATCCGGAGAGTACATCGAGACAGTCCCCAGCCTAGATCACCCCTAGTCCAGGGTCAGGAGCGAGGGGAGACTGCTCCCCCCTCACACCAGGTCTCCTTCTCGTCCCCTTCATCCTATAAGACCTGTGTGTCCTCTGTGTacagaaacaaagaggaaaggGGCATGAAAATATACTACATGCAGGTACAAATGCAAAAGGGTGTGGCTGTCTCCTGGGAGACAGAGGAGACCTCGGAGTCACTAGAGAAGCAGCCGAGGATGGAAGAAGTGACCCTTCCTGAGAACGTGCGGGTAGGTACTCCCCCCTCTGATGTGTCCACCAGAAACCTGCTGTCTGACAGCGAGCCCAGCGGGGAGGACAAGGACCACGAGGAGCGGGCAGAGTCAGACAGCCTGCCAGGCTCACCCACTGTTGAGGAGACACCCAGGGCCAAGACCCCCGACTGGCTGGTGACCGTGGAGACTGGCTTCCGATGCATGGCCTGCTGCCGGGTCTTCTCCACCTTGGAGGTCCTCCAGGAGCACGTCCAGTACGGGATCAGGGAGGGCTTCAGCTGCCATGTGTTCCATCTCACCATGGCTCAGTTGACGGGCATCGTGGAACCTGAGTGcacccaggaggaggaggatgagaacgaggaggagggggaagagaagcaggaagaaaaggatgagaaggagcAGCCCGCGCAGGAGGACCCTCGCGTGAAGCGACCCTGA
- the LOC106975097 gene encoding protein FAM170A isoform X2, protein MVSQAFLSFSGVSKSQEVALQLGSPGVAKGWGAGVGEVSSASEYFSCVSSPRKFIHGGIRRVHRDSPQPRSPLVQGQERGETAPPSHQVSFSSPSSYKTCVSSVYRNKEERGMKIYYMQVQMQKGVAVSWETEETSESLEKQPRMEEVTLPENVRVGTPPSDVSTRNLLSDSEPSGEDKDHEERAESDSLPGSPTVEETPRAKTPDWLVTVETGFRCMACCRVFSTLEVLQEHVQYGIREGFSCHVFHLTMAQLTGIVEPECTQEEEDENEEEGEEKQEEKDEKEQPAQEDPRVKRP, encoded by the exons ATGGTGTCTCAGGCTTTCCTATCTTTCTCAGGAGTCTCGAAGTCGCAGGAGGTTGCCCTTCAGCTTGGATCCCCTGGGGTGGCCAAAGGCTGGGGCGCAGGGGTAGGGGAGGTGTCCTCTGCCTCTGAATACTTCTCCTGTGTTTCTTCTCCACGCAAGTTCATCCATGGTG GAATCCGGAGAGTACATCGAGACAGTCCCCAGCCTAGATCACCCCTAGTCCAGGGTCAGGAGCGAGGGGAGACTGCTCCCCCCTCACACCAGGTCTCCTTCTCGTCCCCTTCATCCTATAAGACCTGTGTGTCCTCTGTGTacagaaacaaagaggaaaggGGCATGAAAATATACTACATGCAGGTACAAATGCAAAAGGGTGTGGCTGTCTCCTGGGAGACAGAGGAGACCTCGGAGTCACTAGAGAAGCAGCCGAGGATGGAAGAAGTGACCCTTCCTGAGAACGTGCGGGTAGGTACTCCCCCCTCTGATGTGTCCACCAGAAACCTGCTGTCTGACAGCGAGCCCAGCGGGGAGGACAAGGACCACGAGGAGCGGGCAGAGTCAGACAGCCTGCCAGGCTCACCCACTGTTGAGGAGACACCCAGGGCCAAGACCCCCGACTGGCTGGTGACCGTGGAGACTGGCTTCCGATGCATGGCCTGCTGCCGGGTCTTCTCCACCTTGGAGGTCCTCCAGGAGCACGTCCAGTACGGGATCAGGGAGGGCTTCAGCTGCCATGTGTTCCATCTCACCATGGCTCAGTTGACGGGCATCGTGGAACCTGAGTGcacccaggaggaggaggatgagaacgaggaggagggggaagagaagcaggaagaaaaggatgagaaggagcAGCCCGCGCAGGAGGACCCTCGCGTGAAGCGACCCTGA